In one window of Tellurirhabdus rosea DNA:
- a CDS encoding response regulator has product MNTTQRTKATRRNYRQASILVVEDDSAQWTIIRMALQQVMPEVGLFWAASDQEAIRYLETCSDDKTDYPKLILLDLYLPRREDGWRLLGWFKNKDGALHRIPVVVLSNSTDQADVRAAYEQGVTSFLIKPLDYDHWLDYFRTLKQYWWDTVTLPDSRS; this is encoded by the coding sequence ATGAACACTACTCAACGGACAAAAGCAACGCGTCGGAACTACCGACAGGCCAGTATCCTGGTTGTCGAGGACGATTCCGCCCAGTGGACCATCATTCGGATGGCCCTGCAACAGGTGATGCCTGAGGTTGGGCTGTTCTGGGCCGCCAGCGACCAGGAGGCGATCCGGTATTTGGAAACGTGTTCTGACGACAAAACCGATTATCCCAAGCTGATTCTGCTGGACCTGTACCTCCCCAGACGCGAAGATGGCTGGCGGCTGCTGGGCTGGTTCAAAAACAAAGACGGGGCGCTGCACCGGATTCCGGTTGTGGTGCTGAGTAATTCCACCGACCAGGCCGACGTACGGGCCGCCTACGAGCAGGGCGTTACCTCTTTTCTCATCAAACCGCTCGATTACGACCACTGGCTGGACTACTTCCGGACCCTGAAACAATACTGGTGGGACACCGTCACCCTGCCCGATTCGCGCTCCTGA
- a CDS encoding alpha/beta fold hydrolase → MRLLLTLVACLLAMAAVAQKAADNGSFFFTTSDSTRLYVRVAGKGQPCLFLHGGPGSTSHYFEASDGRRVEDFMQMIYIDLRGSGRSGSAPSGDYSIARLEKDLEELRRYLGHAKWTVMGHSFAGLLLTNYAAYHPDRIRSLVYVNCTLNLTASAESWIDFGIRELKLQDTKALKDPAVPALQRMGLISEKLNEKGVWYKLMFATPEAKAKSDSVSFQSFPEFNFEYGQKVWGNPEYMQDYTPLTAKISAPTLVVTGARDFAVGPEHYKAFRFPNSRVAVYDGGHCPFQEGGDWFVNEVRQFVK, encoded by the coding sequence ATGAGATTGCTCTTAACCCTGGTTGCCTGCCTGCTGGCAATGGCCGCCGTCGCCCAGAAAGCGGCGGATAACGGTTCGTTTTTCTTCACGACCTCCGACAGTACCCGGCTGTACGTCCGGGTTGCCGGGAAAGGCCAGCCCTGTCTGTTTCTGCACGGTGGCCCCGGCTCCACGAGCCATTATTTCGAAGCTTCGGACGGGCGCCGGGTAGAGGATTTCATGCAGATGATCTACATCGACCTGCGGGGAAGCGGCCGTTCGGGCAGCGCGCCTTCGGGCGATTACTCGATTGCCCGTCTGGAAAAAGACCTGGAAGAACTGCGGCGCTATCTGGGCCATGCGAAATGGACCGTCATGGGCCATTCCTTCGCCGGGTTGCTGCTGACGAATTACGCCGCCTACCATCCCGACCGCATCCGGTCGCTGGTGTACGTCAACTGCACGCTCAACCTGACCGCTTCCGCCGAAAGCTGGATTGATTTTGGCATCCGGGAATTAAAGCTCCAGGACACGAAGGCGCTGAAAGACCCGGCGGTTCCGGCCTTGCAGCGCATGGGTCTTATCAGCGAAAAATTAAACGAAAAAGGGGTCTGGTACAAGCTCATGTTCGCCACGCCGGAGGCCAAGGCCAAAAGCGACTCGGTCAGCTTTCAGAGTTTTCCGGAGTTTAATTTCGAATACGGGCAAAAGGTTTGGGGGAACCCCGAATACATGCAGGATTACACGCCGCTGACGGCGAAAATCTCCGCGCCGACGCTGGTCGTTACGGGTGCCCGGGACTTTGCCGTCGGGCCGGAGCATTACAAAGCCTTTCGGTTTCCCAACAGCCGGGTGGCCGTTTATGACGGCGGTCACTGCCCGTTTCAGGAAGGCGGAGACTGGTTTGTGAACGAAGTGAGGCAGTTTGTGAAGTGA
- a CDS encoding ferredoxin--NADP reductase, with protein MNEELIHLHVSEILIETSGTRHITAKTLVLQPVDNRPVRYRAGQFLTFVLHISGHEVRRSYSLSSTPGVDADLRITIKRVDNGEVSRYLLDHVQVGDVLTSLPPLGRFVLETSPGTPRDIVLMGAGSGITPLFSILKQVLHEEPDSRVTLLYSNTSEHSVVFRDSLNALRQRHADRFRLIHLLSQPTGDGGLNGEVRRGRLNNLLLELMLPGLTTFDRADARWYICGPGDYMRMVQFTLLFLGIKQEQIRKENFTVDVVSVPAISPERARDHRIALTFRGTEYTLQVPAYQSILEAALGQGIPLPYSCRGGRCSACAVRCRRGRVAMTINDVLTENDLANGWVLTCTGYPESDDVQLFLEEIPDT; from the coding sequence ATGAACGAGGAATTGATTCATCTTCATGTGTCGGAAATTCTTATCGAAACGTCCGGCACCCGCCACATTACGGCGAAAACCCTTGTCCTGCAACCCGTTGATAACCGCCCCGTGCGCTACCGGGCCGGTCAGTTTCTGACCTTCGTGCTGCACATATCGGGCCATGAAGTCCGGCGGTCGTATTCCCTCAGCTCCACACCGGGCGTCGATGCCGACCTGCGGATTACGATTAAACGGGTGGACAACGGGGAGGTTTCGCGCTACCTGCTCGACCATGTGCAGGTGGGCGACGTGCTGACCAGCCTGCCGCCGCTGGGCCGTTTTGTGCTGGAAACCAGCCCCGGCACGCCGCGCGACATTGTGCTGATGGGCGCCGGGAGCGGCATTACGCCGCTTTTCTCCATTCTAAAACAGGTGCTGCACGAAGAACCCGACAGCCGGGTAACGCTGCTGTACAGCAACACCAGTGAGCATTCGGTAGTGTTTCGGGACAGCCTCAATGCGCTCCGGCAACGCCATGCCGACCGCTTCCGGCTGATTCACCTGCTCAGCCAGCCGACGGGCGACGGGGGGCTGAACGGAGAGGTCCGCCGGGGGCGGCTGAACAACCTGCTGCTGGAACTGATGCTGCCCGGCCTGACGACTTTTGACCGGGCCGACGCCCGCTGGTACATCTGCGGCCCCGGCGACTACATGCGGATGGTGCAGTTCACGCTTCTTTTTTTAGGAATAAAGCAGGAACAGATCCGCAAAGAAAATTTTACCGTGGACGTCGTCAGCGTCCCGGCCATCAGTCCGGAGCGGGCAAGGGACCACCGGATTGCGCTGACCTTCCGGGGGACCGAATACACACTGCAGGTGCCTGCCTATCAATCGATTCTGGAGGCGGCGCTGGGGCAGGGCATTCCGCTTCCGTACAGTTGCCGGGGCGGGCGGTGTTCGGCCTGCGCGGTGCGCTGCCGCCGCGGCCGGGTGGCCATGACCATCAACGACGTTTTGACTGAAAACGATTTGGCAAACGGGTGGGTTCTTACCTGCACCGGTTATCCCGAAAGCGACGACGTCCAGCTTTTTCTGGAAGAAATCCCTGATACATAA
- a CDS encoding RagB/SusD family nutrient uptake outer membrane protein: MKFSSIYSKSVAVLALSGFLFASCVDYLDPFPNGNRTTEDIWKFQDMVQGLVGQCYDNMPRNYNDNEGVYLDGTTDDVVITSTTNSMTRLAVGALPTSQDPFRTYWDRDYRSIYLVNLFLKDRRGYNTRFLVNEHLDSLVKNRLQGEAFALRAWFQWDLLQKFGGKATNGQLLGFPIVLDPIDIKTETNLARNTYDECVRQIIADCDSAYKYLPIAHRDFLVPNVNDRVYAGSRYWGRFDGITTRALKAMVYLTWASPRFNPSNDLTRWDLAAKNAKEVIDFKMKVDAVTNGFNATRAVNWFDPNHPGIVFSSRYNNANDAMERMFYPGGFQGTGSVGATQELVDAFPMKNGYPITDPRSLYDPAKPYENRDPRFYANIFHNGAKAVKINTTTTMYTFENWANGGKDAAGPAVNSRTNYHIKKMVFMGLNWADNSINRQPHAKYFIRWEHMLLTFAEAANQMDGPLSARYGMSAKDAMGYLRARNNSDGGRGFTSDPYLTEVAAGGKTVFDQFVKNERRIEVCFEGMRFYDLRRWSTNLTDLNKPVHMAKITRNPDGTFTYKMDEVVETRSYKSAYLPIPYDEMLRMSRLVQNEGWDTWK; the protein is encoded by the coding sequence ATGAAATTCAGTTCAATATATTCCAAAAGCGTCGCTGTTCTGGCCCTTTCGGGCTTCCTGTTTGCTTCCTGCGTGGACTATCTGGACCCGTTCCCGAACGGCAACCGGACCACGGAGGATATCTGGAAATTTCAGGACATGGTGCAGGGGCTGGTCGGCCAGTGTTACGACAACATGCCCCGGAACTACAACGACAACGAAGGCGTCTACCTCGACGGCACGACGGACGACGTGGTCATTACCAGCACCACCAACAGCATGACCCGCCTGGCCGTGGGTGCGCTGCCGACCAGCCAGGACCCGTTCCGGACGTACTGGGACCGGGATTACCGCTCGATCTACCTCGTCAATCTGTTCCTGAAAGACCGGCGCGGTTACAACACCCGTTTTCTGGTGAACGAACACCTCGACAGTCTGGTGAAGAACCGCCTGCAGGGCGAAGCGTTCGCGCTGCGGGCCTGGTTCCAGTGGGACCTGCTGCAGAAATTCGGCGGCAAAGCAACGAACGGGCAACTGCTCGGCTTCCCGATTGTGCTCGACCCGATCGACATCAAGACCGAGACCAACCTGGCCCGCAATACCTATGACGAATGCGTCCGGCAGATCATCGCCGACTGCGACTCGGCTTACAAATACCTGCCCATTGCGCACCGCGATTTCCTTGTTCCGAACGTAAACGACCGTGTCTATGCCGGATCGCGCTACTGGGGCCGCTTCGACGGCATCACCACCCGGGCGCTGAAGGCAATGGTGTACCTGACCTGGGCCAGCCCGCGCTTCAATCCGTCGAACGACCTGACCCGCTGGGATCTGGCCGCCAAAAACGCGAAGGAAGTGATTGACTTCAAAATGAAAGTGGACGCCGTCACCAATGGCTTCAACGCCACGCGGGCCGTCAACTGGTTTGATCCCAACCACCCGGGGATCGTCTTCTCGTCGCGGTACAACAATGCTAACGACGCCATGGAGCGGATGTTCTACCCCGGCGGATTCCAGGGCACCGGCTCGGTCGGCGCGACGCAGGAACTCGTGGACGCCTTCCCGATGAAGAACGGCTACCCGATCACCGACCCGCGCAGCCTCTACGACCCGGCAAAACCGTACGAAAACCGCGATCCGCGTTTCTACGCAAACATCTTCCACAACGGAGCCAAAGCGGTGAAGATCAACACGACCACGACCATGTACACCTTCGAAAACTGGGCGAACGGCGGGAAGGATGCGGCCGGACCGGCGGTCAACAGCCGGACGAATTACCACATCAAGAAAATGGTGTTCATGGGGCTGAACTGGGCCGATAACTCCATCAACCGCCAGCCGCACGCCAAGTATTTCATCCGCTGGGAGCACATGCTGCTGACGTTCGCCGAAGCCGCCAACCAGATGGATGGGCCGCTCAGCGCTCGTTACGGTATGTCGGCCAAAGACGCGATGGGGTATCTGCGCGCCCGCAACAACAGCGACGGCGGCCGGGGCTTTACGTCCGATCCTTACCTGACGGAAGTGGCCGCGGGAGGCAAAACGGTGTTCGACCAGTTTGTCAAAAATGAGCGGCGGATCGAGGTGTGCTTTGAAGGCATGCGCTTCTACGACCTGCGCCGCTGGTCAACCAACCTGACGGACCTCAACAAGCCGGTGCACATGGCCAAAATCACCCGTAATCCGGACGGCACGTTTACGTACAAGATGGACGAAGTGGTCGAAACGCGCTCGTATAAATCCGCCTACCTGCCCATTCCGTACGACGAAATGCTGCGGATGAGCAGACTGGTGCAAAACGAAGGCTGGGATACCTGGAAATAA
- a CDS encoding glucosamine-6-phosphate deaminase: MTFRTFPDYLSLSRQTACCMADLLKRKPAALICVASGDTPLGAYSEFVKLAQAGEADTSQVTFVGLDEWMGMGPEDEGSCSWYLQRGLFDPLKLRPEQVQLFSTQTDDPQAECDRINRLVSCNGGFDLIIVGVGLNGHIAMNEPGTSFKSEAHVSDLHETTIAVGQKYFNRPTPLEKGLTVGLRHVAEAREALLLVSGAKKAAVLKTALKGPVTEEFPASLFQILPNGKVWADAEAAGGL; this comes from the coding sequence ATGACCTTTCGTACATTTCCCGATTATCTTTCCCTTTCCCGCCAAACGGCCTGCTGCATGGCGGATTTATTAAAACGAAAACCAGCCGCCCTTATCTGCGTCGCTTCCGGTGATACGCCGCTGGGTGCCTATTCCGAATTTGTAAAGCTGGCGCAGGCCGGAGAGGCCGATACCAGCCAGGTCACTTTCGTGGGGCTGGACGAGTGGATGGGCATGGGCCCTGAAGACGAGGGAAGCTGTAGCTGGTATTTGCAGCGCGGCCTGTTCGACCCGCTGAAGCTCCGGCCGGAGCAGGTACAGCTGTTCAGCACCCAAACGGACGATCCGCAGGCCGAGTGCGACCGGATCAACCGGCTGGTGTCCTGCAACGGCGGTTTCGACCTGATTATCGTCGGCGTGGGCCTCAACGGGCATATTGCCATGAATGAACCGGGTACTTCCTTCAAAAGCGAAGCGCACGTTTCCGACCTGCACGAAACGACGATTGCCGTCGGACAGAAATATTTCAACCGCCCGACGCCGCTCGAAAAAGGCCTGACTGTCGGCCTGCGGCACGTGGCCGAGGCCCGGGAAGCCCTCCTGCTGGTCAGCGGGGCCAAAAAGGCGGCCGTGCTCAAAACCGCGCTGAAAGGGCCGGTGACGGAGGAGTTCCCGGCCAGTCTGTTCCAGATTCTGCCAAACGGCAAGGTCTGGGCCGATGCCGAAGCGGCGGGGGGATTATAA
- a CDS encoding DUF1735 domain-containing protein → MKKILCVCALLSALLSSCYEPYIKDFDYTSIYFMYQTNVRTFVVGEGMKIEVGAALGGIRENTRDRVVNFTLDPKLVNAEALAAMKTGAAYIKDAVQTVDTLKVIPSNYFTISDNAKMVIKAGKHSGSVVIKADSARFLQDAATLRPVYALPFYIVSADADSLVRAKRSAVIALKYENMLFGNYWHGGVTTVKDATGKVVRTVNYFTTIPSPEGKVMALKTIAPNALVTNKISDQTGAMKLTLQGNSVIVSQAPGSRVIVEPDGESVFNRSKLLQNRKIILKYKYANADGTTSFAQDTLTFRNRIRDGVNEWQDENPANYQ, encoded by the coding sequence ATGAAAAAGATTCTATGCGTGTGTGCCTTGCTTTCGGCCCTGCTGTCGTCCTGCTACGAACCGTATATCAAGGATTTTGACTACACCTCGATTTACTTCATGTACCAGACCAACGTCCGGACGTTTGTGGTCGGCGAAGGCATGAAAATCGAAGTGGGGGCGGCCTTGGGCGGCATCCGGGAAAATACCCGCGACCGGGTCGTGAACTTTACGCTGGACCCCAAACTGGTGAACGCCGAGGCGCTGGCCGCCATGAAAACCGGGGCCGCCTACATCAAGGATGCGGTGCAGACGGTGGACACGCTCAAAGTGATTCCGTCGAATTACTTCACCATTTCCGACAACGCAAAGATGGTCATCAAAGCCGGGAAACACTCGGGCTCGGTGGTCATCAAAGCGGATTCGGCCCGGTTCCTGCAGGACGCCGCGACCCTCCGGCCGGTGTATGCACTGCCGTTCTACATCGTTTCGGCCGATGCCGATTCGCTCGTGCGGGCCAAGCGGTCCGCCGTGATTGCCCTCAAGTACGAGAACATGCTTTTCGGAAACTACTGGCATGGCGGCGTTACGACGGTGAAGGATGCGACGGGCAAGGTTGTCCGGACGGTGAATTATTTCACGACCATTCCCTCGCCGGAAGGCAAGGTGATGGCCCTGAAGACAATCGCGCCGAACGCTCTGGTGACCAACAAGATCAGCGACCAGACGGGTGCCATGAAACTGACGCTGCAAGGCAACAGCGTGATCGTCAGCCAGGCCCCCGGCTCGCGGGTAATCGTGGAACCCGATGGCGAAAGTGTTTTCAACCGGTCTAAGCTACTGCAAAACCGGAAAATCATCCTGAAGTACAAATACGCCAACGCCGACGGCACCACCTCCTTCGCCCAGGACACCCTCACCTTCCGCAACCGCATCCGCGACGGCGTGAACGAGTGGCAGGACGAAAACCCGGCGAATTATCAGTAA
- a CDS encoding outer membrane beta-barrel protein: MRNTLFSLLIILMGCLATSQTLAQTTQASIAGVITETNKSPLAGATVQVRNESTGFTTGTVTNAKGEYLFKELPLGGPYTVKVTFIGFGEQKRTGYALNQGDAVRVNLSMQEDNQTLEVVQVVASGLKNKVENFGAATTISARSIATLPVNGRNFTSLMDLSPLSRGGNLSGQLGSSTNYTIDGMNAKNPTSAGATTSRSGAPYSISIEAVREFKVVTNQYDVTFGRAGGGTVSAVTKAGTNQLSGSAFNYTRADWLSSPYDIRGNKRVNKFSTNQYGFALGGPLIKDKLHFFAVWDHQQDSRPLIIADIQSATDENRFNTTRTTLDRFVSIARNQYGTSASPQYGSFDKVRGSDAAFLRLDWQINPKNLLTIRNNYTSDRNKLGLADNTAINIYESYGNDYNMDNSLLATLRTSLNPKVTNELKLQHLYTFQDSSPGDQLPDANIPRAIVENVVSTVAGGTRSTNIQMGGHRFAQESFRNNVLQLVDNLYYNTDKVQYTLGLDLMYTHASSIYGSEVNGRFHYNVSGNTSALDNFERLQPYRYYREVPLVDDLTVKGGILNAGAYGQMSTRLATGLDLTAGLRFDLARYPSAPLNQLVYDELKLRTDNKIKSFVVQPRIQLTWDVNDQRRDIIRFGAGIFASDINNYMVINNLTFDGKHLATVDVRSPNIPTPDFRAYRSNYASIPTLAQFQLPTINLNGPDAKVPIMYKANLSYNRFLTDKFRVGVAGFMTLGRNNYVYVDRNMVANPYFRLANEENRGVYVPLNTMPANGAGDWLQGRVSNKLGRVLELNSTGKVNNFAVVADATYQYFRDGEITVSYTWNDTRDNTSFNGNVANTATLVLPVKDDPRDLSRVTYSDNQFRHKVVFFGTLPTFYGISVGVRYSGIGGTRYSLLSGANTNADFVGTNDLAYIFDRNGENVPANVKAGLQAILNNPDASQSIKDYITKYNGRMAERNGGINGFFGVWDIRASKRFTFYKKHSLEISADCFNFANFLNKSWGVNKSLSSQALYALGIPATATSPAVPNFDRTTGQFNYRVNTAGVVAPSGNPYQFQLGARYSF; this comes from the coding sequence ATGAGAAACACTCTATTCTCTCTTCTTATTATCCTAATGGGTTGTCTGGCGACGAGCCAAACGCTGGCCCAGACTACCCAGGCGTCCATCGCGGGCGTCATTACCGAAACGAACAAGTCGCCGCTGGCGGGCGCCACGGTTCAGGTTCGCAACGAATCGACCGGCTTCACGACCGGGACCGTGACCAACGCCAAGGGCGAGTATCTGTTCAAGGAACTGCCGCTCGGCGGGCCGTACACCGTAAAGGTCACGTTCATCGGATTCGGCGAACAGAAACGGACCGGGTACGCCCTCAACCAGGGTGATGCCGTGCGCGTCAACCTGTCCATGCAAGAAGACAACCAGACGCTGGAAGTGGTGCAGGTGGTGGCCTCGGGGCTCAAAAACAAGGTCGAGAACTTCGGCGCGGCCACGACCATTTCGGCCCGCTCCATTGCCACGCTGCCGGTCAACGGACGGAATTTCACCTCCCTGATGGACCTGTCGCCCCTGAGCCGCGGCGGCAACCTCTCCGGCCAACTCGGTTCATCCACGAACTACACCATCGACGGGATGAACGCCAAAAACCCGACTTCGGCGGGGGCCACGACCAGCCGGAGCGGTGCGCCCTACTCCATTTCGATTGAAGCGGTCCGCGAATTCAAGGTCGTCACGAACCAGTACGATGTCACCTTCGGCCGGGCCGGGGGCGGTACGGTGAGCGCCGTGACCAAAGCCGGAACCAACCAGCTGAGCGGCAGTGCCTTCAACTACACCCGCGCCGACTGGCTGTCGAGCCCGTACGACATCCGGGGCAACAAGCGCGTAAACAAGTTCTCGACCAACCAGTACGGCTTCGCCCTGGGCGGTCCGCTGATCAAGGACAAGCTGCACTTTTTTGCCGTCTGGGACCACCAGCAGGACTCGCGCCCGCTGATCATCGCCGACATTCAGTCGGCCACCGACGAAAACCGTTTCAACACCACCCGGACGACCCTCGACCGCTTTGTGTCCATCGCCCGTAACCAGTACGGGACGTCGGCCTCGCCGCAGTACGGTTCCTTCGACAAAGTGCGCGGTTCGGACGCGGCCTTTCTCCGCCTCGACTGGCAGATCAACCCGAAAAACCTGCTGACGATCCGGAACAACTACACCAGCGACCGCAACAAACTGGGTCTGGCCGACAATACGGCGATCAACATCTACGAGTCGTACGGCAATGACTACAACATGGACAACAGCCTGCTGGCAACGCTGCGGACCTCTCTGAATCCGAAAGTCACGAACGAACTGAAGCTCCAGCACCTGTACACCTTCCAGGACAGCAGCCCCGGCGACCAGCTGCCGGATGCCAACATTCCGCGTGCCATCGTCGAGAACGTAGTTTCCACCGTCGCCGGGGGCACCCGCTCGACCAACATCCAGATGGGCGGTCACCGTTTTGCGCAGGAAAGCTTCCGCAACAACGTGCTGCAACTGGTGGATAACCTGTATTACAACACCGACAAGGTGCAGTACACGCTTGGTCTGGACCTGATGTACACCCACGCCTCTTCCATCTACGGCAGCGAAGTGAACGGGCGTTTTCATTACAACGTATCGGGCAACACCTCGGCCCTCGACAATTTTGAACGGCTCCAGCCCTACCGCTACTACCGCGAAGTGCCGCTGGTGGACGACCTGACCGTGAAAGGCGGCATCCTGAACGCCGGGGCCTACGGACAGATGAGCACCCGCCTCGCCACCGGCCTCGACCTGACCGCCGGTCTGCGCTTCGACCTGGCGCGTTACCCGTCGGCCCCGCTGAACCAGCTGGTGTACGACGAGTTGAAGCTCCGGACCGACAACAAAATCAAGTCGTTTGTGGTCCAGCCGCGGATTCAGCTGACCTGGGACGTGAACGACCAGCGCCGCGACATCATCCGATTCGGAGCCGGGATTTTTGCGTCCGACATCAACAACTACATGGTTATCAACAACCTGACCTTCGACGGCAAGCACCTGGCGACGGTGGACGTTCGCTCCCCGAACATTCCGACGCCTGACTTCCGGGCGTACCGCAGCAATTACGCGAGCATCCCGACGCTGGCCCAGTTCCAGCTGCCGACCATCAACCTGAACGGTCCGGACGCGAAGGTGCCCATCATGTACAAGGCGAACCTCTCGTACAACCGCTTCCTGACGGACAAATTCCGGGTGGGTGTGGCCGGTTTCATGACGCTGGGCCGCAACAACTACGTCTACGTGGACCGCAACATGGTGGCCAACCCGTACTTCCGCCTGGCAAACGAAGAGAACCGGGGCGTTTACGTGCCCCTGAACACCATGCCGGCCAACGGCGCGGGCGACTGGCTGCAGGGCCGCGTCAGCAACAAGCTGGGCCGCGTTCTGGAACTCAACAGCACGGGCAAGGTCAATAACTTCGCCGTGGTGGCCGACGCCACGTACCAGTACTTCCGCGACGGCGAAATTACGGTCAGCTACACCTGGAACGATACCCGGGACAATACTTCGTTTAATGGCAACGTCGCCAACACGGCCACGCTGGTACTGCCGGTGAAAGACGATCCGCGCGACCTGAGCCGGGTAACGTATTCGGACAACCAATTCCGTCACAAAGTTGTGTTCTTCGGCACGCTGCCCACGTTCTACGGCATCAGCGTCGGCGTTCGGTATTCGGGCATCGGCGGGACGCGCTACTCGCTGCTGTCGGGTGCCAACACCAACGCCGACTTCGTGGGCACCAACGATCTGGCCTACATCTTCGACCGCAACGGTGAGAATGTACCGGCTAATGTGAAAGCGGGTTTGCAGGCGATTCTGAACAACCCGGACGCCAGCCAGAGCATCAAGGACTACATCACGAAGTACAACGGCCGGATGGCCGAGCGGAATGGCGGCATCAACGGCTTCTTCGGCGTGTGGGACATCCGGGCCAGCAAGCGGTTTACGTTCTACAAAAAGCACAGCCTGGAGATTTCGGCCGACTGCTTCAACTTCGCCAACTTCCTCAACAAGTCGTGGGGCGTCAACAAATCGCTGAGCTCGCAGGCGCTGTATGCGCTCGGCATCCCGGCTACGGCCACCTCGCCGGCCGTTCCGAACTTCGACCGGACGACCGGGCAGTTCAACTACCGCGTCAATACGGCGGGGGTGGTAGCGCCGTCGGGCAACCCGTACCAGTTCCAGTTGGGAGCGAGGTATAGTTTCTGA